One region of Drosophila teissieri strain GT53w chromosome 2L, Prin_Dtei_1.1, whole genome shotgun sequence genomic DNA includes:
- the LOC122626216 gene encoding coiled-coil domain-containing protein 34, with amino-acid sequence MAFCGHVSSSGQIVLRDEIFASRTRIAHSSSSRGSANSMSSPSSPAQNTTTRTYFFKDDGGSPSPQSTGDWSPGGLKRLENQSNLVPSLCLNSPDSSLNYLRHVKGMKVDRQPEAAYENWYSAKQQQLLDKQRRIREELNSKQQQREERKQLASMCYDQWLKDKSRQAANLQLENHIQEATMKASLALRKNPLVPASSSLGSGRSSSTAPRYIRKVSKDEIRRVVEDWWLKKQRQQQAQREERRRAMLSKAFEEEQRRQLAQAAWSKWMSNVDAKPKPVPLNQGMDSLRGTVSQLYMNPTPWMVPAKPPQM; translated from the exons GCCAGCAGGACTCGCATTGCGCACTCCTCGTCATCCAGAGGCTCAGCAAACTCCATGTCTTCGCCGAGTTCGCCCGCCCAGAACACCACCACACGCACGTACTTCTTTAAGGACGACGGTGGAAGTCCTTCGCCTCAATCTACGGGTGACTGGTCGCCCGGCGGACTCAAGCGATTGGAGAACCAGAGCAACTTGGTGCCATCGCTGTGCCTCAACTCTCCGGACAGCTCCCTCAACTATCTCAGACACGTAAAGGGAATGAAG GTGGACCGCCAGCCGGAGGCCGCCTACGAGAACTGGTACTCggccaagcagcagcagctcctcgaCAAGCAGCGGCGGATCAGGGAGGAGCTGAACTCTAAGCAACAGCAGAGGGAGGAGCGCAAGCAGCTGGCCAGTATGTGCTACGACCAGTGGCTAAAGGACAAGAGCCGCCAGGCGGCCAACTTGCAGCTGGAGAACCACATCCAGGAGGCGACCATGAAGGCCAGCCTAGCTCTGCGCAAGAATCCACTGGTGCCCGCATCCAGCTCGCTGGGATCCGGGCGGAGCTCCTCGACGGCACCCAGATACATTCGCAAGGTGTCCAAGGACGAGATCCGCAGGGTCGTGGAGGACTGGTGGCTAAAGAAGCAGCgtcagcagcaggcgcagcgCGAGGAGCGGCGACGTGCCATGTTGTCCAAGGCCTTCGAGGAGGAACAGCGCCGGCAACTCGCCCAGGCAGCCTGGTCCAAGTGGATGAGCAACGTGGACGCCAAGCCCAAGCCGGTGCCCCTCAATCAGGGCATGGACTCACTGCGAGGCACCGTCTCCCAGCTCTACATGAACCCCACTCCATGGATGGTTCCAGCGAAACCGCCGCAGATGTAG